In Entomomonas moraniae, one DNA window encodes the following:
- a CDS encoding AI-2E family transporter, whose amino-acid sequence MRSSNSKLEISTFFIILIFFSCAFLSIMLPFFSAILWAVILAVLFTPMQRFLEKRLNGRSNIAAFITVCTCILIVIIPVIFVINSLFQESTMLLARIKEGKFDMGQYLQHVVDGLPKPMLNVLERLGWNFDLVSIKTRLSELGMKTLSFAGNQVYSIGQVTLQFAVSLCVMLYLLFFLLRDGSWMGDSIKQAIPLTDDHKSDLFVRFSTVIRATVKGNIIVACIQGALGGVALWFYGIQGAILWGTIMAVLSLLPAVGASLVWGPVAIYFLVTGMYWQGITLILFGALVIGMIDNVLRPILVGKDTKLPDWLILLSTLGGISVFGINGFVLGPLFAAMFITIWATLTERRLQYKTEDESSNNTPPRNTPKKRRYYNNRKNNNANRDQNND is encoded by the coding sequence ATGAGATCTAGCAATAGCAAGCTTGAAATATCTACCTTTTTTATCATTTTGATCTTTTTTAGCTGTGCTTTTTTAAGCATTATGTTGCCTTTTTTTAGTGCTATTCTCTGGGCTGTTATTTTGGCTGTTTTATTTACGCCGATGCAAAGGTTTTTAGAGAAACGCTTAAATGGTAGATCTAATATTGCAGCGTTCATTACGGTATGTACGTGTATATTAATTGTCATTATCCCCGTTATTTTTGTTATTAACTCTTTATTTCAAGAAAGTACTATGTTGCTTGCACGTATTAAAGAGGGTAAGTTCGACATGGGCCAGTATTTACAGCATGTTGTTGATGGCTTACCTAAGCCCATGCTTAATGTATTAGAGCGTCTTGGTTGGAACTTTGATCTAGTTAGTATTAAGACCAGATTGTCTGAGTTAGGCATGAAAACACTTAGTTTTGCAGGTAATCAAGTTTACAGCATAGGCCAAGTCACATTGCAGTTTGCTGTTAGCTTGTGTGTAATGCTTTATTTACTATTCTTTTTATTACGCGATGGTTCATGGATGGGGGATAGCATAAAGCAAGCTATCCCTTTAACCGATGATCACAAGTCTGATTTGTTTGTAAGATTCTCAACAGTTATTCGAGCGACTGTAAAGGGTAATATTATTGTTGCCTGTATTCAAGGTGCCTTAGGTGGAGTTGCACTTTGGTTTTATGGCATTCAAGGTGCTATTTTATGGGGCACTATAATGGCGGTATTGTCATTATTACCTGCGGTGGGCGCTAGCCTTGTTTGGGGGCCTGTTGCTATTTATTTCTTGGTGACGGGTATGTATTGGCAGGGCATTACCCTTATTTTATTTGGGGCACTTGTTATTGGTATGATTGACAATGTCCTTCGTCCAATCCTTGTAGGTAAAGATACTAAACTCCCAGACTGGTTAATTTTACTTTCTACATTAGGTGGTATTTCAGTATTTGGTATCAATGGTTTTGTTTTAGGCCCCTTGTTTGCTGCAATGTTCATTACTATTTGGGCAACCTTAACAGAGCGTAGGCTACAATATAAAACAGAGGATGAGTCTTCCAATAACACTCCTCCACGAAATA
- the htpX gene encoding protease HtpX, which translates to MRIFLYLLTNLAVVFIASIVLSLLGFSGYIGKNGLDLQALLIFCAIFGFAGSFISLFLSKFMAKRSMAVQVIDQPRTRHEQWLIQTVQELSQKAGIKMPEVGIFPAYEANAFATGWNKNDALVAVSQGMLERFSADEIKAVLGHEIGHVANGDMVTLTLIQGVVNTFVMFFARIIGYAVDRVLLKNDEGRGIGFYVATIVAELVLGILATIIVMWFSRKREFRADYAGASLVSSAAMISALEHLQAEANIPAEMPDSLQAFGINGSLKNGFQELFMSHPRLEDRIAALRQQAI; encoded by the coding sequence ATGCGTATTTTTTTATATTTACTGACTAACTTAGCGGTTGTGTTTATAGCCAGTATTGTATTAAGTCTGTTAGGCTTTTCAGGCTATATTGGGAAGAACGGTTTAGACTTACAAGCACTGCTTATATTTTGTGCCATTTTTGGTTTTGCTGGATCATTTATTTCATTATTTCTGTCTAAATTCATGGCAAAACGATCAATGGCGGTACAGGTTATCGATCAACCTCGTACACGTCATGAGCAATGGTTAATTCAAACAGTACAAGAGCTTTCACAAAAAGCAGGTATTAAAATGCCTGAAGTAGGTATTTTCCCAGCTTATGAAGCTAATGCTTTTGCAACAGGGTGGAACAAAAATGATGCACTTGTCGCCGTTAGCCAAGGGATGTTAGAACGATTCTCAGCTGATGAAATAAAAGCTGTTTTAGGGCATGAAATTGGCCACGTAGCAAATGGTGACATGGTAACGCTTACTTTAATACAAGGTGTTGTGAATACCTTTGTAATGTTCTTTGCTCGAATCATCGGTTATGCTGTTGACCGTGTCTTACTTAAGAATGATGAGGGTCGAGGTATAGGCTTTTATGTTGCAACAATTGTTGCCGAGCTAGTCCTTGGTATATTAGCAACGATTATCGTGATGTGGTTCTCAAGAAAACGTGAGTTTAGAGCCGATTATGCAGGCGCCTCCCTAGTTAGCTCAGCGGCGATGATTTCTGCTCTAGAGCATTTACAAGCTGAAGCGAACATTCCTGCTGAAATGCCAGATAGCTTACAAGCGTTTGGGATTAATGGTTCATTAAAAAATGGGTTTCAAGAGCTATTTATGAGTCACCCCCGTTTAGAAGATAGAATTGCAGCGCTAAGACAACAAGCTATTTAG